One window from the genome of Alkalihalobacillus sp. LMS6 encodes:
- the flgC gene encoding flagellar basal body rod protein FlgC — translation MFDSMNVSSSALTLQRLRMDVSSSNIANADTTRGQLVNGEWQPYQRKMVVQQPQSFANHLQQAKAQLNEGVVARAIVNDGTPPSLIYDPVHPDANELGYVAKPNVDIAREMVDMTSATRSYEANVTALQASKGMLMKSLEIGR, via the coding sequence ATGTTTGATAGTATGAATGTTTCTAGCTCTGCTTTAACATTGCAACGATTAAGAATGGATGTATCATCGAGTAATATTGCGAATGCGGATACGACAAGAGGTCAGCTTGTAAATGGTGAATGGCAGCCTTATCAACGAAAAATGGTTGTTCAACAACCGCAATCATTTGCGAACCATCTTCAACAAGCGAAAGCGCAATTGAATGAAGGGGTTGTTGCACGTGCGATTGTCAATGACGGGACACCACCAAGCCTTATTTATGACCCTGTACACCCAGATGCAAATGAGCTTGGTTACGTTGCGAAGCCGAATGTGGACATTGCGCGAGAGATGGTGGATATGACAAGTGCTACTCGATCATATGAGGCGAATGTAACGGCACTACAAGCGAGTAAAGGGATGTTAATGAAATCGCTAGAGATCGGAAGGTAG
- the flgB gene encoding flagellar basal body rod protein FlgB yields MFTTQSISVLEGALQYATDQQKAISSNIANVDTPNYKEKSASFQHVLQTAQANGSEFVARKTDDRHMTFPLPHISQENMKQQLQQYNHNGNSVDIDKQMSLMAENQLYHQALVDRLTSNFQSLETAIRGSR; encoded by the coding sequence ATGTTTACCACACAATCGATATCAGTTTTAGAAGGGGCGCTTCAGTACGCGACAGATCAGCAAAAAGCGATCTCTTCAAATATTGCTAATGTTGACACACCGAACTATAAAGAAAAGTCAGCATCGTTTCAACATGTCCTACAAACGGCTCAGGCGAATGGAAGTGAGTTTGTGGCTCGTAAGACGGACGATCGTCATATGACGTTTCCATTGCCGCATATAAGTCAAGAAAACATGAAGCAGCAACTGCAGCAATACAATCATAACGGAAACAGTGTAGACATTGATAAGCAAATGAGTTTGATGGCTGAAAATCAACTTTACCATCAGGCACTCGTTGATCGATTAACGAGTAATTTTCAATCATTAGAAACGGCAATTCGAGGAAGTAGATAG
- the codY gene encoding GTP-sensing pleiotropic transcriptional regulator CodY, protein MDLLTRTRKINEMLQKTSGQHVNFREMAITLREAIGSNVFVVSRRGKLLGFSIEEEIENDRMKKMLDDRQFPEEYTEGLFKIEETSANIDVDSEYTAFPVENRDIFKNGLTTIVPIKGGGQRLGSLILSRLENHFSDDDLILAEYGATVVGMEILHEKTQEIEEEARSKAVVQMAISSLSYSELEAVEHIFEELDGREGLLVASKIADRVGITRSVIVNALRKLESAGVIESRSLGMKGTYIKVLNDKFLVELDRLKEN, encoded by the coding sequence ATGGATTTATTAACAAGAACAAGGAAAATTAACGAGATGCTTCAAAAGACAAGCGGTCAGCATGTTAACTTTAGAGAAATGGCGATTACATTGCGCGAAGCAATTGGATCAAACGTTTTCGTTGTAAGTAGAAGAGGAAAGCTACTTGGTTTTTCAATTGAAGAAGAGATTGAAAATGATCGTATGAAAAAAATGCTTGATGATCGTCAATTTCCTGAAGAGTATACAGAAGGACTATTTAAAATTGAAGAGACGTCAGCAAATATTGATGTAGATAGCGAATACACGGCATTCCCTGTTGAAAATCGCGACATTTTCAAAAATGGTTTAACGACGATTGTGCCAATTAAAGGTGGCGGTCAGCGTCTAGGTTCTCTTATTCTTTCTCGTCTAGAAAATCATTTTAGTGATGATGATCTTATTTTAGCAGAATATGGTGCTACGGTAGTTGGAATGGAAATCCTTCATGAAAAAACACAAGAAATTGAAGAAGAAGCTCGTAGCAAAGCGGTTGTGCAGATGGCTATTAGTTCATTGTCGTACAGTGAACTTGAAGCAGTTGAGCATATTTTTGAAGAGCTTGACGGCAGAGAAGGGCTTCTTGTAGCAAGTAAAATTGCCGACCGTGTAGGCATTACACGTTCTGTAATTGTAAATGCGCTTCGTAAGCTTGAGAGTGCAGGCGTTATCGAATCTCGTTCTCTAGGAATGAAAGGGACGTATATTAAAGTATTAAATGACAAGTTTTTAGTAGAATTAGATCGTTTAAAAGAAAACTAA
- the hslU gene encoding ATP-dependent protease ATPase subunit HslU has translation MTSSLTPSQIVERLNQYIVGQQGAKRSVAIALRNRYRRTLLDQDMRDEITPKNILMIGPTGVGKTEIARRLAKLVGAPFIKVEATKFTEVGYVGRDVESMVRDLVESSVRLVKEERVALVREQAKELADKKLINLLVPSLKKESNYKNPFEMLFQSPGNEEADQEEETDEEDLNRANLKKKMYEKLVHGELEDRTVTIEVSEQSQGFMDLFQGGAGMEQMGMNMQEMLGNMVPKKKKKRRMSVADARVVLTEEEAQKLIDMDDVTQDAIKRTEQVGMIFIDEIDKVAGKNDQGANVSREGVQRDILPIVEGSTIVTKYGAVKTDHILFIAAGAFHMAKPSDLIPELQGRFPIRVELGSLSVDDFVRILVEPDNALIKQYKALLQTEGIEITFSDKAVHKIATIASQVNQETENIGARRLHTLLEKLLEDLSFEAPNVNMERLEITEQYVEEKLGTIAKNQDLSQFIL, from the coding sequence ATGACTAGTTCACTAACGCCAAGTCAAATTGTGGAACGATTAAATCAATATATTGTCGGGCAACAAGGAGCAAAACGGTCTGTTGCGATCGCACTTAGAAATCGTTATCGTCGAACGCTCTTGGACCAAGACATGCGAGATGAGATTACCCCAAAAAACATCTTGATGATTGGACCAACTGGGGTCGGCAAAACGGAAATTGCGCGGCGGTTAGCCAAGCTCGTTGGTGCGCCTTTTATAAAGGTGGAAGCGACTAAGTTTACTGAAGTAGGGTATGTTGGTCGTGATGTTGAATCAATGGTTCGTGATTTAGTGGAGTCGAGTGTTCGACTCGTTAAGGAAGAACGGGTGGCTCTTGTCAGAGAACAAGCGAAAGAATTAGCCGATAAAAAATTGATAAACTTACTTGTTCCTTCATTGAAAAAGGAAAGCAACTACAAAAACCCTTTTGAAATGTTGTTTCAATCTCCAGGTAACGAAGAAGCTGATCAAGAGGAAGAGACCGATGAAGAAGATTTAAACCGGGCTAACCTTAAGAAGAAAATGTACGAGAAGCTCGTTCATGGAGAGTTAGAAGATCGAACTGTAACGATTGAAGTGTCTGAACAGTCACAAGGATTTATGGATCTTTTTCAAGGTGGAGCGGGCATGGAACAAATGGGCATGAATATGCAAGAAATGCTCGGGAATATGGTGCCAAAGAAAAAGAAAAAAAGACGAATGTCTGTTGCAGATGCTCGGGTAGTACTAACAGAAGAAGAAGCACAGAAACTAATCGATATGGATGACGTTACGCAAGATGCGATTAAACGAACCGAGCAAGTGGGCATGATCTTTATTGATGAAATCGATAAAGTCGCTGGGAAAAATGATCAAGGTGCAAACGTGTCTAGAGAAGGGGTCCAGCGTGATATTTTACCAATTGTTGAAGGATCAACAATCGTTACAAAATATGGCGCAGTAAAAACCGACCATATTCTCTTTATTGCAGCTGGAGCATTTCACATGGCAAAACCTTCTGATCTTATTCCGGAACTGCAAGGGCGTTTTCCGATCCGTGTTGAACTTGGCAGCCTTTCGGTTGATGATTTTGTCCGTATTCTTGTAGAGCCTGATAACGCGTTAATTAAGCAATATAAAGCTCTTTTGCAAACAGAAGGTATAGAAATTACGTTTTCAGACAAAGCTGTTCATAAGATTGCGACGATTGCGAGTCAAGTGAATCAAGAAACAGAGAACATTGGTGCTAGACGACTTCATACACTTTTAGAAAAATTATTAGAAGACTTGTCTTTTGAAGCGCCAAATGTAAATATGGAACGTCTCGAGATTACGGAACAGTACGTTGAAGAAAAGCTCGGAACGATCGCAAAGAATCAGGATTTAAGTCAATTTATACTTTAA
- the hslV gene encoding ATP-dependent protease subunit HslV yields the protein MESFHATTIFAVSHNGQFAMSGDGQVTLGNAVVMKHTARKVRKLYRGKVVAGFAGSVADAFTLFEKFEAKLEEYNGNLQRASVELAKEWRSDRVLRKLEAMLIVMDKNDLLLVSGTGEVIQPDDGILAIGSGGNYALSAGRALKTFAPQLTAKEIAEAALKTAAEICVYTNDQIIVEEL from the coding sequence ATGGAATCTTTTCACGCAACAACCATTTTTGCTGTTTCGCATAACGGACAGTTTGCTATGTCTGGTGATGGTCAAGTTACACTTGGAAACGCAGTCGTCATGAAGCATACAGCCCGAAAAGTGAGAAAGCTTTACAGAGGAAAAGTTGTCGCAGGCTTTGCAGGTTCTGTAGCAGATGCATTTACATTGTTTGAAAAATTTGAAGCAAAGCTGGAAGAATACAACGGCAATTTACAACGTGCTTCTGTAGAGCTTGCAAAAGAGTGGCGCAGCGATCGAGTGTTAAGAAAGCTTGAGGCGATGCTCATTGTTATGGATAAAAACGACCTCCTTTTAGTGTCAGGTACGGGTGAAGTCATACAGCCTGATGACGGGATTTTAGCCATTGGTTCTGGAGGGAATTACGCATTAAGTGCAGGACGTGCGCTTAAAACCTTTGCTCCACAATTAACGGCAAAAGAAATCGCCGAAGCGGCTTTAAAGACAGCAGCGGAAATTTGTGTGTATACAAACGATCAAATTATTGTAGAAGAGCTTTAA
- the xerC gene encoding tyrosine recombinase XerC, with protein MVESKEAQWLSWFVRYLEVEKNCSSWTVTHYTKDIEQFYTYLSTHDSKRLQELVHQDVRYFISELVDKGYSKRTIARKLSSLRSFGKFLEREHVLSDNPFLHAHTPKQETKLPRFLYEEEMDQWLRLLPTTTPYDFRDKAIIELLYATGIRVSECSLLHLEQVHWQSGTVRVFGKGRKERYVPFGKKAEAALHDYLQQARPKLLTETSVTEALFLNNRGNQLSDRSIRKIVAKRIQQAAVQKRISPHDIRHSFATHLLNGGADLRTVQELLGHESLKTTQIYTHVSKERLYSVYKNFHPRA; from the coding sequence ATGGTGGAATCCAAGGAAGCGCAATGGCTGAGTTGGTTTGTTCGTTATCTTGAAGTAGAGAAAAATTGTTCTTCATGGACAGTTACGCATTATACAAAAGATATTGAGCAATTTTATACCTATTTGTCTACACATGATTCAAAACGTTTACAAGAGCTGGTTCATCAAGATGTACGCTATTTTATTAGCGAACTTGTCGATAAAGGGTATTCAAAACGTACAATAGCTCGAAAGTTATCATCCCTACGTAGCTTTGGTAAATTTCTCGAACGAGAGCACGTTCTTTCCGATAATCCTTTCTTACATGCTCATACACCAAAACAAGAGACGAAGCTCCCCCGGTTTTTATATGAAGAAGAGATGGATCAATGGCTTCGGCTACTTCCAACGACTACGCCATATGATTTCCGTGATAAAGCCATTATTGAACTGCTTTACGCAACGGGAATTCGTGTGTCAGAATGTAGTTTGTTACATCTTGAACAAGTGCATTGGCAGTCTGGGACTGTGCGTGTTTTTGGAAAGGGTAGAAAAGAACGATACGTTCCATTCGGAAAAAAAGCCGAAGCAGCTTTACATGATTATTTGCAACAAGCGAGACCTAAACTGTTAACGGAAACAAGTGTCACCGAAGCGCTGTTTCTAAATAATAGAGGAAACCAATTAAGTGATCGAAGCATTCGGAAGATTGTGGCAAAACGAATACAGCAAGCAGCTGTTCAAAAAAGAATTAGCCCCCATGACATACGCCATTCTTTTGCGACCCACTTGTTAAATGGTGGAGCAGATTTAAGAACGGTTCAAGAACTGCTTGGTCATGAATCTTTAAAGACAACGCAAATTTACACTCATGTCAGCAAAGAACGGCTATATTCTGTCTATAAAAATTTTCATCCAAGAGCCTAG
- the trmFO gene encoding FADH(2)-oxidizing methylenetetrahydrofolate--tRNA-(uracil(54)-C(5))-methyltransferase TrmFO encodes MTDQKEIHVIGAGLAGSEAAWQIAKRGGKVRLYEMRPVKQTPAHHTDKFAELVCSNSLRGNSLANAVGVLKEEMRRLDSVIIKAADEAAVPAGGALAVDRHDFAARVTNYVKEHPNVTVVNEELTEIPDGPTIIATGPLTSKALSDQLRALTGEESLYFYDAAAPILDAETIDRDKVYLKSRYDKGEAAYLNCPMTEEEFNRFYDALIAAETVPLKEFEKEIFFEGCMPIEVMAGRGRKTMLFGPLKPVGLEDPKTGKRPYAVVQLRQDNLSGTLFNIVGFQTHLKWGPQKEVIRMIPGLENVDIVRYGVMHRNTFLNSPKLLRPTYQTKQRDDLFFAGQITGVEGYVESAAAGLTAGINAYKQSVGETLVPFPEETMIGSMAAYITTANPDNFQPMNANFGLVPPMNVRIKVKKERYEALAERALGSIQNFMKDM; translated from the coding sequence ATGACAGATCAAAAAGAAATACACGTAATTGGTGCAGGACTTGCTGGAAGTGAAGCGGCGTGGCAAATTGCAAAGCGCGGTGGCAAAGTCCGATTGTATGAGATGCGACCAGTCAAACAAACGCCTGCGCATCATACGGACAAGTTTGCTGAACTTGTATGTAGCAATTCATTAAGAGGAAATTCACTAGCTAATGCAGTTGGTGTACTTAAAGAAGAAATGCGTCGTTTGGATTCAGTTATTATTAAAGCGGCCGATGAAGCAGCGGTTCCTGCTGGTGGCGCACTGGCTGTGGATCGACATGATTTTGCTGCTCGCGTAACAAATTATGTAAAAGAGCATCCAAATGTCACTGTTGTAAACGAAGAACTAACAGAAATTCCGGATGGCCCAACGATTATTGCAACAGGTCCACTAACATCGAAAGCGTTATCGGACCAATTACGTGCGTTAACAGGTGAAGAATCGCTTTATTTTTATGATGCAGCAGCACCTATTCTTGACGCTGAAACCATTGACCGTGACAAAGTTTATTTAAAAAGTCGATACGATAAAGGTGAAGCAGCTTATTTGAACTGTCCAATGACAGAAGAAGAGTTTAATCGCTTTTACGATGCACTCATCGCAGCCGAAACGGTTCCTTTAAAAGAATTTGAAAAAGAAATTTTCTTTGAAGGCTGTATGCCAATTGAAGTTATGGCAGGTAGAGGACGAAAAACCATGCTTTTTGGACCGCTTAAGCCTGTAGGTTTAGAGGATCCGAAAACAGGGAAGCGTCCATATGCGGTTGTTCAACTGAGACAAGACAATTTGTCTGGAACGTTGTTTAATATCGTCGGATTCCAGACTCATCTAAAATGGGGACCACAAAAAGAAGTGATTCGAATGATTCCAGGCTTGGAGAATGTGGATATCGTTCGTTATGGTGTGATGCACCGTAATACGTTCTTGAATTCACCGAAATTATTACGTCCTACTTACCAAACGAAACAGCGTGACGATTTATTCTTTGCTGGGCAAATTACTGGCGTAGAAGGATATGTTGAATCGGCCGCTGCAGGTTTAACAGCTGGGATTAACGCGTATAAACAAAGCGTTGGTGAGACATTAGTACCGTTTCCTGAAGAAACGATGATTGGAAGTATGGCTGCTTATATTACAACAGCAAATCCAGATAACTTCCAGCCGATGAATGCGAACTTTGGACTTGTTCCTCCGATGAATGTTCGGATAAAAGTGAAAAAAGAACGCTATGAAGCATTGGCAGAGCGGGCATTAGGGTCAATTCAGAATTTTATGAAAGATATGTGA
- the topA gene encoding type I DNA topoisomerase: MSDYLVIVESPAKAKTIGKYLGKKYVVKASMGHVRDLPKSQMGVSVEENYEPRYITIRGKGPVLKELKTAAKKAKRIYLAADPDREGEAIAWHLAHSLNIDEHSDCRVVFNEITKNAIKDAFKQPRPINMDLVDAQQARRILDRLVGYNISPLLWKKVKKGLSAGRVQSVAVKLITDREKEIQSFTPEEYWSIQGQFMYGKEQFEARFHSIKGNKETLATEDEVNHVLNTLNGKDFRIAEVKKRERKRNPVAPFTTSSLQQEAARKLNFRAKKTMLIAQQLYEGIDLGKQGTVGLITYMRTDSTRISDTAKQETYDYIQQTYGEEYTKKEAQKQKQDKKTQDAHEAIRPTSVLHEPKQVKEYLSRDQLRLYRLIWERLVASEMAPAVMDTMTVDLENNGVLFRANGSKLKFPGFMKVYIEGNDDNKKEEDRLLPDLKEDETVQKEELTPNQHFTQPPPRYTEARLVKTLEELGIGRPSTYAPTLDTIQRRGYVALDEKRFVPTELGEIVLDLIVEFFPEILDVEFTAKMEEDLDSIEDGRDNWIEIIDQFYKSFEKRLEVAEEEMEEVEIKDEPAGEDCEKCGHEMVYKMGRYGKFMACSNFPDCRNTKAIVKDIGVTCPTCKEGNIVERKSKKRRIFYGCDRYPECEFVSWDKPIARPCPKCESLLVEKKSKKGVFVACTSCDYEEEKQ; this comes from the coding sequence GATTTACCTAAAAGCCAAATGGGCGTTAGTGTAGAAGAAAATTATGAGCCTCGTTACATTACAATACGCGGAAAAGGTCCAGTGTTAAAAGAATTAAAAACAGCGGCAAAAAAAGCCAAACGCATTTATCTTGCGGCTGACCCGGATCGTGAAGGGGAAGCCATCGCATGGCATTTGGCCCACAGTCTAAATATAGATGAACATTCCGATTGTCGTGTTGTATTTAATGAAATCACTAAAAATGCGATTAAAGATGCGTTTAAACAACCAAGACCCATTAATATGGACTTAGTGGATGCGCAGCAAGCAAGACGTATTTTAGATCGATTAGTAGGCTACAACATTTCACCTTTATTATGGAAGAAAGTAAAAAAAGGATTGAGCGCTGGCCGTGTGCAATCTGTAGCCGTTAAACTCATTACGGATCGTGAAAAAGAAATTCAATCTTTTACACCGGAAGAGTATTGGAGTATTCAAGGCCAATTTATGTATGGCAAGGAACAATTTGAAGCGCGATTCCACAGTATAAAAGGAAACAAAGAAACATTAGCAACCGAAGATGAAGTGAACCATGTATTAAACACACTTAATGGAAAAGATTTTCGTATAGCGGAAGTGAAAAAACGTGAGCGTAAACGAAATCCCGTCGCTCCGTTTACCACGTCATCGCTTCAACAGGAGGCTGCTCGAAAACTTAATTTCAGAGCAAAGAAAACCATGTTAATCGCGCAGCAGTTGTATGAAGGGATCGACTTAGGCAAGCAAGGTACTGTTGGTCTTATTACGTATATGAGAACAGACTCAACAAGAATATCAGACACTGCTAAACAAGAAACGTATGACTATATTCAACAAACGTATGGCGAAGAGTATACGAAAAAAGAAGCACAAAAGCAGAAACAAGATAAAAAAACGCAAGATGCGCACGAAGCCATTCGACCAACGTCTGTTTTGCATGAACCAAAGCAAGTGAAAGAGTATCTATCCCGTGATCAACTGCGTTTATATCGCTTGATTTGGGAGCGTCTTGTAGCCAGTGAAATGGCTCCAGCCGTGATGGATACGATGACGGTTGATTTAGAAAACAACGGCGTTCTTTTCCGAGCGAATGGGTCAAAACTAAAGTTTCCTGGTTTTATGAAAGTGTATATTGAAGGCAATGATGATAATAAAAAAGAAGAAGATCGCTTATTGCCGGATTTAAAAGAAGATGAAACGGTACAAAAAGAAGAGCTCACGCCTAACCAGCACTTTACACAGCCACCGCCGCGCTACACAGAAGCAAGGCTTGTAAAGACTTTAGAAGAACTTGGAATAGGACGGCCATCTACGTACGCACCAACCTTGGATACAATTCAACGTCGTGGTTATGTCGCTTTAGATGAAAAGCGATTTGTACCGACTGAATTAGGCGAAATCGTCTTAGACTTAATCGTTGAATTCTTCCCGGAAATTCTCGATGTTGAATTCACTGCAAAGATGGAAGAAGATCTTGATAGCATTGAAGATGGTCGAGACAATTGGATTGAGATTATTGACCAATTTTACAAGAGCTTTGAGAAAAGACTTGAAGTTGCGGAAGAAGAGATGGAAGAAGTCGAGATTAAAGATGAACCTGCAGGGGAAGATTGCGAAAAATGCGGGCATGAAATGGTCTACAAAATGGGGCGCTACGGCAAATTCATGGCATGTTCAAACTTCCCAGATTGCCGAAATACAAAAGCAATTGTAAAAGACATTGGCGTCACATGTCCGACCTGTAAAGAAGGCAATATTGTTGAACGAAAAAGCAAGAAACGCCGAATCTTTTACGGATGTGACCGGTACCCAGAATGTGAATTTGTCTCATGGGATAAACCAATTGCACGACCATGTCCGAAGTGTGAAAGCTTGCTAGTCGAAAAGAAATCAAAAAAAGGTGTATTCGTCGCCTGTACTTCATGTGATTATGAGGAAGAAAAACAGTAA